The Natrinema saccharevitans genome includes the window ATACATCTATCGTCCGGCCTCATCGAGCGCTGCTTCACGTGCTTCTTTACGAAGTTCGCCGGCCGACTTCTCGACGTCCGCGAATTCGTCCCTGAGTGCCTCGAGCGGGTCGTCGGCGACAGGAATCAATTTGAGCCCATCAGGAAGCTGCACGACGTGATATCGGTCCCCGTATCGCTCTCGGACCTCCTTTGGGAGCGTGAGGCGACCACGGTCGTCCAGCGCTACGTCTGACATACCTTGATGTTCGGTGGGCGAAAATAAAAAAATTCCCCTAATTTATCGGGATACCCATCAGTGGGTGCAGCTACCGAGCTCGTCCACTCGTTCGCAAATAGCGATTACCACACTCGGTACATCGAATCGACATCATATTCTATTGA containing:
- a CDS encoding AbrB/MazE/SpoVT family DNA-binding domain-containing protein, whose product is MSDVALDDRGRLTLPKEVRERYGDRYHVVQLPDGLKLIPVADDPLEALRDEFADVEKSAGELRKEAREAALDEAGR